A window from Citrus sinensis cultivar Valencia sweet orange chromosome 5, DVS_A1.0, whole genome shotgun sequence encodes these proteins:
- the LOC102622144 gene encoding protein DCL, chloroplastic: MAAPMLFRGLPLLRFRPAARLLGLPRATFCSAAPSEPTQPEEKLSSADNNTTTLLTVKEPPKYHRWADPDYRKWKDKEDEILRDIEPILFLAKEILHSRRYMDGERLTADDERAVVEKLLAYHPHSEDKIGCGLDAIMVDRHPQFGNSRCLFVVRTDGGWIDFSYQKCLRAYIRDKYPSHAERFIREHFSRGSG; this comes from the exons ATGGCCGCACCTATGCTCTTTAGGGGATTACCGCTTCTGCGCTTCCGTCCCGCCGCCAGGCTCCTTGGCCTGCCGCGCGCAACTTTCTGCTCAGCTGCACCTTCCGAGCCGACTCAGCCGGAGGAGAAGTTATCATCTGCGGACAATAACACCACAACATTGTTGACAGTGAAAGAACCGCCAAAGTACCATAGGTGGGCCGATCCTGATTACAGGAAGTGGAAGGATAAGGAGGATGAGATTCTACGAGATATCGAGCCTATACTTTTTCTCGCCAAAGAAATTCTTCACTCCCGCAG GTATATGGACGGAGAACGTCTTACAGCTGATGATGAGAGAGCTGTGGTGGAGAAGCTTCTTGCTTATCACCCACATTCTGAAGATAAAATTGGATGTGGCCTTGATGCTATTATG GTTGATAGGCATCCCCAATTTGGAAACTCAAGATGCCTCTTTGTTGTTAGAACAGATGGTGGATGGATAGATTTTTCCTATCAGAAGTGTCTTCGAGCATATATTCGAGATAAGTATCCATCCCATGCGGAAAGATTTATTCGAGAACATTTTAGTCGTGGTAGTGGTTGA
- the LOC102622449 gene encoding F-box protein At1g47056 — protein sequence MGQSASTAAISSRREFNHSQRYKSKSTAVISPMHADESSAELPDGTAYDYISNLPDECLACIFQSLSSGDRKRCSLVCRRWLRIEGQSRHRLSLNAQSELLPMIPSLFSRFDVVTKLALKCDRRSVSVGDDALILISQKCRNLTRLKLRACRELTDAGMSVFAKNCKGLKKLSCGSCTFGAKGMNAVLDNCSTLEELSVKRLRGITDGAAAEPIGPGVAASSLKTVCLKELYNGQCFGPLIIGAKNLRTLKLFRCSGDWDKLLQLVTDRVTSLVEIHLERIQVTDVGLAAISNCLDLEIMHLVKTPECTNLGLAAVAERCKLLRKLHIDGWKANRIGDEGLIAVAKCCPNLQELVLIGVNPTRVSLEVLASNCQNLERLALCGSDTVGDVEISCIAAKCVALKKLCIKSCPVSDHGMEALAGGCPNLVKVKVKKCRAVTTEGADWLRARREYVVVNLDSGEAEHQDASDGGVQENGIEFPPQMVQPSVASSRNTRSTSFKTRLGLLSGRSLVACTLRRWSSGNSSSRNS from the coding sequence ATGGGCCAGTCAGCTTCGACGGCCGCAATCTCAAGCCGCCGAGAATTTAACCACAGCCAACGATACAAGTCCAAATCGACGGCTGTGATCTCTCCAATGCATGCTGACGAAAGTAGCGCCGAACTTCCCGATGGAACAGCCTATGATTACATCTCGAACCTGCCCGACGAGTGCTTGGCTTGCATTTTCCAGTCTCTTAGCTCCGGTGACCGCAAAAGGTGCTCTCTCGTTTGTCGTCGTTGGCTCAGGATCGAGGGGCAGAGCCGTCACCGTCTTTCTCTCAACGCCCAGTCAGAACTCCTCCCTATGATTCCCTCTCTTTTCTCCCGATTCGACGTCGTCACGAAACTCGCTCTCAAATGTGACCGTAGATCCGTGAGCGTTGGGGACGACGcgcttattttaatttctcaaaagTGCCGCAACCTCACGCGGCTGAAGCTCCGCGCTTGTCGTGAGCTGACGGACGCCGGAATGTCAGTGTTTGCTAAAAACTGCAAGGGCTTGAAGAAGCTCTCCTGTGGATCTTGCACTTTTGGAGCCAAAGGCATGAACGCAGTGCTCGATAACTGCTCGACTCTCGAAGAGTTATCGGTTAAGCGGCTTCGTGGAATCACAGATGGAGCCGCGGCTGAGCCGATTGGACCTGGCGTGGCTGCCTCTTCGCTTAAAACTGTTTGCCTAAAGGAACTTTACAATGGACAGTGTTTTGGTCCCCTAATAATCGGGGCAAAGAATCTAAGaactttaaaactttttagGTGCTCTGGCGATTGGGACAAGCTTCTTCAGCTGGTTACGGATCGGGTCACAAGTTTGGTCGAGATCCATCTGGAGAGAATCCAAGTCACCGATGTGGGACTCGCTGCCATATCCAATTGTTTAGATCTAGAAATTATGCATCTGGTCAAAACTCCAGAGTGCACAAATCTTGGACTCGCCGCTGTAGCCGAGCGATGTAAACTATTGAGAAAACTCCACATTGATGGATGGAAAGCTAATCGTATTGGCGATGAAGGACTAATAGCTGTAGCAAAGTGTTGCCCTAATTTGCAAGAGTTAGTTCTTATTGGCGTGAATCCTACCAGAGTGAGTCTGGAAGTTTTGGCTTCAAATTGTCAAAATCTAGAGCGATTAGCCTTGTGTGGTAGTGACACTGTTGGAGATGTGGAAATATCTTGCATAGCTGCAAAATGTGTTGCTTTAAAGAAGCTTTGTATCAAGAGCTGTCCCGTTTCTGATCATGGAATGGAAGCTCTGGCTGGTGGGTGTCCGAATTTGGTGAAAGTGAAGGTGAAGAAGTGCCGAGCAGTGACGACTGAAGGCGCGGACTGGTTGAGAGCAAGGAGGGAATATGTTGTTGTGAATTTAGATAGCGGTGAGGCTGAACATCAGGATGCTAGTGATGGCGGAGTTCAAGAGAACGGTATTGAGTTTCCTCCCCAAATGGTGCAGCCTAGTGTTGCATCGAGTAGGAATACTCGATCAACCTCATTCAAGACAAGGCTAGGGCTATTGAGTGGGCGGAGTTTGGTTGCTTGCACTTTGAGGAGGTGGTCAAGTGGTAATAGCAGTTCAAGAAatagttaa
- the LOC102622747 gene encoding mannose-P-dolichol utilization defect 1 protein homolog 2, translated as MDYLGINIGCVTGSLRDGKFPEKDCLLPLLSKVLGYLIVALSTTVKLPQILKILKHRSASGISATTFELEVVAATIGLGYSIQKGIPFSAYGEVFFILIQGLILVAITYYYSQPVGTATWIRALLYCAIAPTILAGQINPVLFETIYACQHITFLSARVPQIWKNFKNKSTGQLSFLTCLMSFGGAMVRVFTSIQEKAPTNVVMGSTMGALMNGIVLSQMILYQKPEDKKEKKDE; from the exons ATGGATTATCTAGGGATTAACATTGGCTGCGTGACCGGATCTCTGCGAGACGGCAAATTTCCAGAGAAAGATTGTTTACTGCCTCTCCTTTCGAAGGTCCTCGGCTACTTAATCGTCGCCCTCTCCACTACCGTCAAACTCCCTCAG ATATTGAAAATCTTGAAGCATAGAAGTGCAAGTGGGATTAGCGCCACTACCTTCGAGCTTGAAGTAGTTGCGGCCACTATTGGTCTGGGGTATTCTATTCAGAAAGGGATTCCCTTTTCAGCTTATGGGGAGGTGTTCTTTATTTTGATCCAAG GATTAATTTTAGTTGCTATAACTTACTACTATTCACAACCAGTTGGTACCGCAACGTGGATCAGGGCACTGCT ATATTGTGCTATAGCACCAACCATTTTAGCTGGTCAAATTAATCCCGTTCTTTTTGAAACTATATAT GCATGCCAGCATATCACATTTTTATCTGCCAGGGTCCCTCAAATATGGAAGAACTTTAAA aACAAAAGTACCGGACAGCTCAGCTTCTTGACATGTCTCATGAGTTTTGGTGGTGCCATGG TGAGAGTTTTTACAAGCATCCAAGAAAAAGCTCCAACAAATG TTGTTATGGGCTCTACAATGGGTGCCTTGATGAATGGGATCGTCCTGAGTCAGATGATTTTATACCAAAAACCTGAAgataagaaagagaagaaagatgaGTAA